The Sorangiineae bacterium MSr11954 DNA segment ATCCGCCTTGGCAGCGCGGGAGCGAAGGGGCTCGGCCCGAACGGAAACCACGGGATTGTCGGAGTATCGGCACCTCTTCTCCAAGTGCCGTAAAGCCTTTTCACTCCGATCACCATCGCCCGTTTGTCCGAAGGACAGCGCTTCAGGTGACGGGAGTGACGACGAAACTGTTCAAAATCCGTCAGGTAATCACTCAAAGCCAGCGAGAAACCTACGACATCGAAACGGCACGTGGATTGCGTAGGAGTTCCAGTACCTCGATGCGAACCCATAAATGGTCCGAATCATTCAGCCAAGCCGTACTTTCTGAGCCGGTCGCGCAAAGTGCCGCGCGCCAGGGCACTAATCCGCGACATTTCGCTTTGATTACCGGCGCAGTTGCGCTCGAGATCTTCAAGGTACTGCCGCTCCATCTCCACAAATGTCTTCATTGCCCGCCGCGGTTTCCCCGGCATCTCGCGTATGTGAGGTGTGAAGTCCACCACGTCCCCATCGGTCGTAAATGCAATTGCGACGGTAACCACGTTCTTCAACTCTCGAATATTTCCCGGCCAGTCGTAGCGTTCCAAAAGCTGCAATCCATCCTCCGTAATGCGCACATTCCGACCAAGCTCCGTCGCAAAGTGGTCTACGAGGATTCGGATGTCAGAGGTGCGATGTCGCAGAGGAGGCATCTCCAACCGAACCTGGGCGATCCGGAAGAAGAGGTCAGATCTAAGGATCTGCTCTCTGTCATCGTCATCGCCGTCAAAACCCACGCGCAGATCAAGGTCTCGCCTGGTGGCAGCAAGGACGCGAACATCGAAGGGACGCGCCTCGTTGGAGCCAACCGCCTGCACCACTCGTTCTTCCAGCACGCGAAGCAACTTTACTTGCACCGGACGCGGCAGCTCGCCAATTTCGTCGAGAAGGAGCGTCCCGCCGTCTGCCACCAAGAAAGGGGAGATGGTGTTGTCTACCGCTCCCGTGAACGCGCCTCGCTTATGCCCAAAGAGAATGCTTTCCGCCAACGCTTCCGGAATTGCTCCGCAGTTGAGAGCATAAAAAGTTCGCTTCGCACGCGGACTCGCCAGGTGGATCGCGCGCGCGGCGAGCTCCTTGCCCGTGCCGGTTTCGCCCGTGATCAGCGTCGTAAGCTCGAGTGGCGCGATCTTCCGAATCCGTGCAAAGACGTCTCGCATCCCCTTAGCCTCGCCGACGAGCGGGTACGTTGGCTCGCTGG contains these protein-coding regions:
- a CDS encoding sigma 54-interacting transcriptional regulator encodes the protein MNSTVADPDSDYDEVLGGVLVANSRVVAEINDVATPVLIGRDPVCHVVLDDRRVSGVHLELTPTGRGVRVRDRSRNGVAYNGTDISEFRGEKYLRGRCTIRCGAAKVEFYAAETTTRVIRESSEPTYPLVGEAKGMRDVFARIRKIAPLELTTLITGETGTGKELAARAIHLASPRAKRTFYALNCGAIPEALAESILFGHKRGAFTGAVDNTISPFLVADGGTLLLDEIGELPRPVQVKLLRVLEERVVQAVGSNEARPFDVRVLAATRRDLDLRVGFDGDDDDREQILRSDLFFRIAQVRLEMPPLRHRTSDIRILVDHFATELGRNVRITEDGLQLLERYDWPGNIRELKNVVTVAIAFTTDGDVVDFTPHIREMPGKPRRAMKTFVEMERQYLEDLERNCAGNQSEMSRISALARGTLRDRLRKYGLAE